The following proteins come from a genomic window of Lolium rigidum isolate FL_2022 chromosome 5, APGP_CSIRO_Lrig_0.1, whole genome shotgun sequence:
- the LOC124651483 gene encoding protein LURP-one-related 8-like, translating to MAKVHPNVVVRESPAGAVVEEEQQQPTVLTVWRKSLLFNCDGFTVFDSTGGLAFRVDRYGSSSRSRRRAEDVVLMDAAGKPLLTVRRKIKLSLSLAEHWVLYEGDAGAAGTKPLLSVRRHHVGLHRRASDKTLAHITPLGSSSSSYAEAVAYVVDGSYGRRSCAVRDARGGASAAEVQRKESVGDDVFRLVVADHRMGAALSMGVVIALDQMFGGASPRTSLLPRSWTA from the coding sequence ATGGCAAAGGTACACCCCAACGTGGTCGTTCGAGAGTCGCCGGCTGGAGCCGTCgtcgaggaggagcagcagcagcccaCGGTGCTGACGGTGTGGCGCAAGTCGCTGCTCTTCAACTGCGACGGCTTCACCGTCTTCGACTCCACCGGCGGCCTCGCCTTCCGGGTCGACCGCTACGGTTCCTCCTCCAGAAGCCGCCGCCGTGCTGAGGATGTTGTTCTTATGGACGCCGCCGGGAAGCCTCTCCTCACCGTACGTCGCAAGATCAAGCTGAGCCTGAGCCTTGCGGAGCATTGGGTGCTATACGAGGGCGACGCAGGCGCCGCGGGCACGAAGCCGCTTCTCTCCGTGCGCCGCCACCACGTCGGCCTCCACCGCCGAGCGTCCGACAAGACGCTCGCGCACATCACGCCTCTgggatcctcctcgtcgtcgtatgCCGAGGCGGTGGCGTACGTGGTGGATGGATCGTACGGCCGGCGGAGCTGCGCGGTTCGGGACGCTCGCGGGGGCGCCTCGGCGGCGGAGGTGCAGCGGAAGGAGTCGGTGGGGGACGACGTGTTCCGGCTGGTGGTGGCGGACCACCGTATGGGCGCAGCGCTGTCCATGGGCGTCGTCATCGCCCTGGACCAGATGTTCGGCGGCGCCTCGCCGCGGACGTCGCTGCTGCCCAGAAGCTGGACGGCGTAG